The genomic DNA GGAACGCCGCTCACGGAGGCCGCCGCCGGCGCGCTCGCCGGAGCGACACTGGTGGCCGGAGCGCCCTACCAACTCAACGCCCTGCCGGTGCCGGCGACCGCCGAGCGGATCGGCCTCGCGGACCTGCGCACCGCCGCCCGCCGGCTGGCCGAGCACCGCGGCACCGCCGTCGTCGTCGCCGAGGGCGACCCCGGCTTCTTCGGCGTGGTGCGCACCCTGCGCCGCCCCGAGTTCGGCCTCGAACTCGAGGTGCTGCCCGCCGTCTCCTCCGTCGCCGCCGCCTTCGCCCGGGCCGGCATGGCCTGGGAGGACGCCCAGGTGGTCTCCGCGCACGGCGGCCGGCTGCGCCGCGCGGCCAACATCTGCCGCGCCCACCCCAAGGTCGCCGTCCTCACCACCGCCGACGCCGGCCCCAGCGAGCTCGCCCTGATGCTGCGCGGCGTCCCGCGCACCTTCGTGGTCTGCGAGGGCCTCGGCACCCCCGAGGAGGACGTCACCGTCCTCGACTCCGAACGCGTCCCCGACCACGACTGGCGCGAGCCCAACGTCGTCCTGGTCATCGGCGGCGGCCCGCAGCCCGGCGAGGAGGCGGCCGGCTGGCTGGCCGGCCGACCGCTGGGCTTCCCCCGCCCGGACCGCGGCTGGGCGCTGCCCCGCGGGGCGTACGCGGGCGCGGACGCCGGTGCCCGGCGCGCCACCGCCCTGCCCTCGCACGTCCGCGCGCTGGCGCTGGCCCGGCTCGCGCCCGTCCCCGGCGACCTGGTCTGGACGGTCGGCGCCGGCGACGGCGCGCTCGCCGTCGAGACCGCCGGCTTCGGTGCCGCCGTGGTCGCCGTCGAACCCGACCGCGCCGCCTGCGCCCGGATTTCCGCCAACGCCCGCCGCCGCGGCGTCGAGGTGGAGACCGTCCCCGGCGAACCCGCCGACGTGCTCGGCGGCCTGCCCGAACCCGATGCCGTCGCCGTCGAGTCCGGAGGCGCCGACGTGGTCCGCGAGGTGGTCGCCCGCCGCCCGGAACGCCTGGTCGCGGTCGCCGGCTCACTGGCCGAATCCGGCGAGATCCACCGCATCCTCACCTCCGCCGGGTACCGCACCGACGGCGTCCTGCTGCAGTCCGCGCCGCTCACCGCGGACCCCGGCGCCGCCGCGGGAGCGACCCTCGGACGCGCCGACTACACCCTCCTGATCTGGGCCGAGCAGCCCGATTGAGCCCGGCCGCCGCACCGTGCCGACCACCCCTCGGACAGCCACGGTGATCCCGGTCGCATCCGGACACCGTTTCGAGAACGCGTCCGCCGCGGCCGGTAGGGTTGGGCCCCTGGGTTGCGCTCGCCGACCGGTGCATCGTGTCCGATCCGGCACGGTTGTCCCCTTTTTGACGCGTTGCAATCCGGAATGACCCGGCTTGCGGGCATTCGACGCGCTGCGCACCGGCCCGGAAGAATGCCCACGGGCCCCGGAGCGGTCGTGCCGCTTGCTCGGGGTTGTCGTTGTTTCAGATGGCGCGCCACCCCGACGGGTGACGCCCGTCCGGTGCTCGACGCCGGACGGTCCGGCCGCAGGTGCTAGTGCTAGGTGCAGACAGGGGCGGGTCGGTGCGAACCCGCCCCCGGCGGAGGTGGGTGCGGCGGTCGGCGACCGCGGCACCGAGGGCGCGCAAGCGGCCCGGAAGGAGCTTTTGACATGACCGATGGCGGCCACGTCCCCAACGGCGGCCCGCTCGCGCCCGAGCCCGGCGACCCCGGGCACGTGCCCGGCGCGCCGCTCGGCAGCCCCTGGTCCACCGAGCACCGGCCCGCGTACACCTTCCTCGACCAGCCCGACCAGCTGGACGAGGAGGAGGACGTCCTGCTGATGCCCGGCCCGCAGGCCGCCTGGGGGGAGCCCATCCACGGCGCCGTCGAGACCGTCAACGTCGACCCCACCCCCGCCGACCTCCCGGTCGGCGACACCATGCCGCTGCGCACCGTCGACGACCCGGCCGCCGCCACCCCGCCCGCCGGCACCCCGGTCGCGCCCTCCTGGCCGCCGCTCACGCCGCCCGCCCCGGCCGCCGCAGAACCGGTTGTGCAGCCCGCGCCCGCGCCAGCGCCCGTCGTCGAACCGCTGACGGCCGCTCAGCCCCAGCCGCGCCGACCCCTGCACGCCGGCCCGCCGATCCCGGACCCCTCCCTGATGACCGGGCACGTCCCGGTCCGCTCGCTCGCCGACCGCGGCCCCTCCACCACCCCCGGCGGCACCCCCGCCTACGGCGTCCCCGTCCCGCCCGCGCCGCCGCTCACCCCGCTCTTCAGCGACGCCCAGCAGCCCGTACCCGCGGACGCCACCGCCGTTGCCCAGCCCGCACCCGCGGACGCCACCGCGCAGCCGGTGCCCGCGGACGCCACCGCTGTTGCCCAGCCCGCACCCGCGGACGCCACCGCGCAGCCGGTGCCCGCGGACGCCACCGCTGTTGCCCAGCCCGCACCCGCGGACGCCACCGCGCAGCCGGTGCCCGGCGAGGCCCCCGCGGCGGTGGCCGCGCCCGCCGCCGCGCAGCCCGCACCCGCGGACGCCACCGCTGTTGCCCAGCCCGCACCTGCGGAGATCGCCGCGCAGCCGGTGCCCGGCGAGGCCCCCGCAGCGGTGGCCGCGCCCGCCGCCGCGCAGCACCTGCCGTTCGACGCCGTCGCCCAGCCCGTGCCCGCCGCCGATCCCGCGCTCGTGGACCCGACTGCGGCGGCCGTTGCCGCCGCCGCGCAGCCCGTTCCCACCGAGGCCGCCGCGGCAGCGCCCGTCGCGCAGCCCGCGCCCCTGGACGCCACCGCTCAGTTGGCGCCCGCGGTCACCGCCGAGCAGCCCCTGCCCGGCGACGGCGCCGCCGTCCAGTCCGCGCCCCTGGACGCCGCCGCGGCAGCGCCCGTGGCCCAGCCCGTCCCGGCAAACGCCGTCCCGGCCACGCCCGTTGCGCAGCCCGTACCCGCCGACGCCCTCCAGCCGGCTCCGGCGGAGGCGGCGTTCCCCGGCGGGCCGTCGCCCGCGGGCGCACCGCACCCGGGCGCCGTCGGTCCTGACGGTCTTCCGCTCGCCGCCGTGCAGCCCCTCGCCGTCGGTGCCGACGGCCAGGTCCCGGCACCGGCGCAGCCGTTCGCGGTCGGCCCGGACGGTCAGCCGCAGGTCCCCGCCGCCGAGCCGGTCGCCCAGCCCGCCGCTGTCGGTCCCGACGGCCGACCGCTTCCGGTGGGTCCGGACGGTCTTCCGCTCGCTGCCGGGCAGCCCTTCGCCGTCGGTCTCGACGGCCAGGTCCCGGCCCCGGCCCAGCCGGTCCAGGTCGGCCCCGAGACGCTGCACCTCGCCGCCCCGGTCGCCCCGCTGCCCGGTGACGCCCAGCCTGCCGCCGTCGGCCCGGACGGACAGCCGCTCGCTCCGGTCGGCGCCGAGACGCTGCACCTCGCCGCCCAGGACGCCGCGCCCACCGCCGACGCCCCGGCCGCTGCGGCGGGGGCCGACGCGGTGTCCGCCGGCGCCGCGCCCACTGACGCCGTGTCCGCCGACGTCGCCCCGGCGCAGCCGCTGGACGCCGCGGTCGTGGCCCCTCAGCCGCCCCTCGCGGACCCGGCGCAGCCCGTCCATGCGCCGGCGGGGGAGTCCCAGGAGCAGCCCGCCCCTGCCCAGCCCGCTCCTGCCCAGCCCGCTCCTGCCGAGCTCGCCGGACCCGAGACCGTCGCCGCGGTCCCGGCCGACGCGACACTCTTGCTGTCCGCGGAAACCGCGCTCGCGCAGGAGCCGGCCGCCGCCGTGCAGCCGGTCGCGGTCGTCGTCGCGGAGCCGGTGGAGGCCCCGGAGGAGGCCCCGGCCCAGGCGGAGATCCCGCCGCAGCAGAGCGGTAGAGGCGGCCAGCACCGCCGGATCTCGGCCTTCCTCGCCGACCCGGCTCCGGCCCTCACCGACCTCGTCCCGGCCGACCTCGCCCCGGCGGAGGCCCCCACCTCCGCCGACCTTCCCCAGGCCGACGCCCCCACCGCCACCTCCGAAGAGCCGAGCGCCACCGTGTCCACCGCAGAGCCCGCCCCGATCGCCGCCGACCTCCCCCCGGTCGACGCGTCCACCCTCACCCCCGACGCCCCGGCCGCCGAGCAGACGGCCGCCGAGCAGACGACCGTCGAGGCCGTCGCCACCGAGCTCATCGTCGAGGCCGCCACCGTCGAGGGCACGACCGCCGAGCCGGTCACCGCCGAGCCGGTCACCGCCGAGCCCGTCACCGCAGAGGACGCCGACGCCGAGCGGCCGCCGGCCGCCCCGGGCTTCGACGACGCCGGCCGCGACGCGGTGCACCAGGTGATCCGCGAGCGCCGCGACATCCGCAACGGCTTCCGCGGCGACCCGATCCCGCACGAGGTGCTGATCCGCGTCCTCGAGGCGGCCCACACCGCGCCGAGCGTCGGCTACTCGCAGCCGTGGGACTTCGTGGTGATCCGCTCGTCCGAGACCCGCCGCAAGATGCACCAGCTGGCGATGCGACAGCGCGACGAGTACGCGGACTCGCTGCCCAAGGGCCGGGCGAAGCAGTTCAAGGAAATCAAGATCGAGGCGATCCTCGAGACCCCGGTCAACATCGTGGTGACCGCCGACCGCACCCGCGGCGGCCGGCACACGCTCGGCCGGCACACCCAGCCGCAGATGGCCCCGTACTCGGCCGCGCTGGCCGTGGAGAACCTGTGGCTCGCGGCCCGCGCGGAGGGCCTGGGCGTCGGCTGGGTCAGCTTCTTCGACGAGGAGGAGATGGTCCGCGAGCTCGGCCTGCCCGAGCACCTGGACGTGGTGGCGTACCTGTGCGTCGGCTACGTGGACTCCTTCCCGGACGAGCCGGAGCTGCAGCAGCAGGGCTGGGCGAAGAAGCGCCCGCTGTCCTGGGTGGTGCACGAGGAGCAGTACGGCAACCGCGCGCTGCCCGGCGAGGAGCCGCACGACCTGCTGTCTGACACCCTCCGGGGCATCCGCCCGCTGGACGCGAAGGCGCTCGGCGAGGCGTGGGACCGGCAGAAGCGGATGACCAAGCCGGCCGGTTCGCTCGGCATGCTGGAGATCATCGCGGCGCAGCTGTCCGGCCTGTCCCGGAAGTGCCCGCCGCCGATCCCGGAGCCCGCCTGCGTGGCGATCTTCGCGGGTGACCACGGCGTGCACGCCCAGGGCGTGACCCCGTGGCCGCAGGAGGTCACCGGCCAGATGGTGGGCAACTTCCTGGCCGGGGGAGCGGTGGTCAACGCCTTCGCCGCGCAGGTGGGCGCCGAGGTGTGCGTGGTGGACGTCGGCGTGAAGGTGGACCTGCCGGAGGCGATCCAGCAGGGCCGCACCACCGGTCTGCTGCCGCGCAAGGTCAAGCCGGGCACGGACGACATGACCCAGGGCCCGGCGATGAGCCGCGACGAGGCGCTGCGGGCGGTCGAGGTGGGCATCGAGACCGCCCGCGACCTGGTCGCGGCCGGCAACAAGGTGCTGATCACCGGTGACATGGGGATCGCCAACACCACCGCGTCCGCCGCGCTGATCTCGGTCTTCACCGGTGCCGACCCGGTCGAGGTGACCGGTCGCGGCACCGGCATCGACGACGAGACGCACGCCCGCAAGGTGGACGTGATCCGCCGGGCGCTGGCCCTGCACCAGCCCGACCCGGCGGACCCGATCGGCGTGGTCGCCGCGGTCGGCGGCCTGGAGCACGCCGCCCTCGCCGGCTTCCTGCTGGGCGCGGCGTCGCTGCGCACCCCGGTGATCCTGGACGGCGTGATCGCCGGCTCCGCCGCGCTGGTCGCCAAGGCGATCGCCCCCGAGGTGCTCGCCTCCTGCATCGCCGGCCACCGCTCCGCGGAGCCGGGCCACCAGGCGGCGCTCGCCAAGCTCGGCCTGCGTCCGCTGATCGACCTCGACCTGCGGCTCGGGGAGGGCACCGGCGCCCTGCTGGCCCTGCCGCTGGTGCAGAGCGCCGCCCGGGCGATGCACGATGTAGCCACCTTCGACTCCGCCGGGGTCACCGAGAAGGCCTGACCCCCATCAGGATCCCCACCCCGCACCGGCCCGAGGGCGCGCCGGTGCGGGGTCGTCCCCTGCCCTTGAGAACCCGCCCA from Kitasatospora terrestris includes the following:
- the cbiE gene encoding precorrin-6y C5,15-methyltransferase (decarboxylating) subunit CbiE, translated to MADRITVIGWDGTPLTEAAAGALAGATLVAGAPYQLNALPVPATAERIGLADLRTAARRLAEHRGTAVVVAEGDPGFFGVVRTLRRPEFGLELEVLPAVSSVAAAFARAGMAWEDAQVVSAHGGRLRRAANICRAHPKVAVLTTADAGPSELALMLRGVPRTFVVCEGLGTPEEDVTVLDSERVPDHDWREPNVVLVIGGGPQPGEEAAGWLAGRPLGFPRPDRGWALPRGAYAGADAGARRATALPSHVRALALARLAPVPGDLVWTVGAGDGALAVETAGFGAAVVAVEPDRAACARISANARRRGVEVETVPGEPADVLGGLPEPDAVAVESGGADVVREVVARRPERLVAVAGSLAESGEIHRILTSAGYRTDGVLLQSAPLTADPGAAAGATLGRADYTLLIWAEQPD
- the cobT gene encoding nicotinate-nucleotide--dimethylbenzimidazole phosphoribosyltransferase, whose product is MTDGGHVPNGGPLAPEPGDPGHVPGAPLGSPWSTEHRPAYTFLDQPDQLDEEEDVLLMPGPQAAWGEPIHGAVETVNVDPTPADLPVGDTMPLRTVDDPAAATPPAGTPVAPSWPPLTPPAPAAAEPVVQPAPAPAPVVEPLTAAQPQPRRPLHAGPPIPDPSLMTGHVPVRSLADRGPSTTPGGTPAYGVPVPPAPPLTPLFSDAQQPVPADATAVAQPAPADATAQPVPADATAVAQPAPADATAQPVPADATAVAQPAPADATAQPVPGEAPAAVAAPAAAQPAPADATAVAQPAPAEIAAQPVPGEAPAAVAAPAAAQHLPFDAVAQPVPAADPALVDPTAAAVAAAAQPVPTEAAAAAPVAQPAPLDATAQLAPAVTAEQPLPGDGAAVQSAPLDAAAAAPVAQPVPANAVPATPVAQPVPADALQPAPAEAAFPGGPSPAGAPHPGAVGPDGLPLAAVQPLAVGADGQVPAPAQPFAVGPDGQPQVPAAEPVAQPAAVGPDGRPLPVGPDGLPLAAGQPFAVGLDGQVPAPAQPVQVGPETLHLAAPVAPLPGDAQPAAVGPDGQPLAPVGAETLHLAAQDAAPTADAPAAAAGADAVSAGAAPTDAVSADVAPAQPLDAAVVAPQPPLADPAQPVHAPAGESQEQPAPAQPAPAQPAPAELAGPETVAAVPADATLLLSAETALAQEPAAAVQPVAVVVAEPVEAPEEAPAQAEIPPQQSGRGGQHRRISAFLADPAPALTDLVPADLAPAEAPTSADLPQADAPTATSEEPSATVSTAEPAPIAADLPPVDASTLTPDAPAAEQTAAEQTTVEAVATELIVEAATVEGTTAEPVTAEPVTAEPVTAEDADAERPPAAPGFDDAGRDAVHQVIRERRDIRNGFRGDPIPHEVLIRVLEAAHTAPSVGYSQPWDFVVIRSSETRRKMHQLAMRQRDEYADSLPKGRAKQFKEIKIEAILETPVNIVVTADRTRGGRHTLGRHTQPQMAPYSAALAVENLWLAARAEGLGVGWVSFFDEEEMVRELGLPEHLDVVAYLCVGYVDSFPDEPELQQQGWAKKRPLSWVVHEEQYGNRALPGEEPHDLLSDTLRGIRPLDAKALGEAWDRQKRMTKPAGSLGMLEIIAAQLSGLSRKCPPPIPEPACVAIFAGDHGVHAQGVTPWPQEVTGQMVGNFLAGGAVVNAFAAQVGAEVCVVDVGVKVDLPEAIQQGRTTGLLPRKVKPGTDDMTQGPAMSRDEALRAVEVGIETARDLVAAGNKVLITGDMGIANTTASAALISVFTGADPVEVTGRGTGIDDETHARKVDVIRRALALHQPDPADPIGVVAAVGGLEHAALAGFLLGAASLRTPVILDGVIAGSAALVAKAIAPEVLASCIAGHRSAEPGHQAALAKLGLRPLIDLDLRLGEGTGALLALPLVQSAARAMHDVATFDSAGVTEKA